One part of the Paraglaciecola sp. L3A3 genome encodes these proteins:
- a CDS encoding PDR/VanB family oxidoreductase: MLELKVVNVWQDGEGVRLFDLRPLDTSTLPEFTPGAHIDVKIAVQTGDDITRQYSLCNHPDERHRYVIAIALAADSKGGSKWLHGSVNEGDILSVSQPRNHFMLADETSHSILIAGGIGITPILTMAYGLEQQGKSWELHFTARSASKAPLLNQIMTLQDSAKLGRVYLYYTRETPANRLDFNKILSSAPANSHFYCCGPNALLQSYNNSLAHLPADKVHFEHFQSEHEVATEGGYTIELSRSGKELVVPKGSSVLDVLKQNSINITYACAEGVCGSCEVQVISGIPDHRDMVLSDDEKSENSCMMVCCSGSLSERLVLDL, from the coding sequence ATGTTAGAGTTGAAAGTGGTTAACGTTTGGCAAGATGGGGAGGGGGTACGTTTGTTTGATTTACGTCCGTTAGACACTTCAACTTTACCCGAATTTACCCCTGGTGCCCATATTGATGTAAAAATAGCGGTACAAACAGGTGACGACATTACCCGTCAGTATTCATTATGTAATCATCCCGACGAACGCCATCGTTATGTGATTGCGATTGCTTTGGCCGCAGACAGCAAAGGTGGTTCAAAATGGCTACATGGATCTGTTAACGAGGGCGATATTTTATCGGTTAGTCAGCCTAGAAATCATTTTATGTTGGCAGATGAAACCTCTCATTCGATACTTATTGCTGGTGGCATTGGTATCACTCCAATTTTGACTATGGCTTATGGATTAGAGCAACAAGGTAAAAGTTGGGAGTTACATTTCACTGCCCGTAGTGCAAGCAAAGCACCATTGTTAAACCAGATAATGACTTTGCAAGATAGCGCTAAACTTGGGCGTGTTTATCTGTATTACACCCGAGAAACACCGGCAAATCGTTTAGATTTCAATAAAATTCTTAGCAGTGCGCCTGCAAATAGCCATTTTTATTGTTGTGGTCCCAATGCTTTGTTGCAAAGCTATAATAACAGTTTGGCACATTTACCAGCTGATAAAGTGCATTTTGAGCATTTTCAGTCAGAACATGAAGTGGCAACTGAAGGTGGCTATACCATAGAGTTATCTAGGTCTGGTAAAGAGTTAGTAGTACCAAAAGGCTCGAGCGTGCTTGATGTCCTGAAGCAGAACTCAATCAATATTACTTATGCATGTGCCGAAGGCGTATGTGGCAGCTGCGAAGTGCAAGTGATATCAGGCATACCTGATCATAGAGATATGGTACTTTCAGATGATGAAAAAAGTGAAAATAGCTGCATGATGGTATGTTGCTCTGGTTCACTTAGTGAGCGTCTAGTTTTAGATTTATAA
- a CDS encoding LLM class flavin-dependent oxidoreductase, producing the protein MTTNNKEFGVFLPIANGGWIVSENTPTLDASYKQNKSAAMIADSYKMDFIMSMAKWRGYGGTTEHWGTSLESLTMMAGIAEATSHSKIIATVHTLLMNPGAVAKMVTTLDQISEGRAGLNIVSGSFRDELNQMGAWRDDVDHDERYVYAQEWSDLVHNLWKEDHVNYDGKYFDFEDCVSQPKPAKKPFTVCAGQSERGLRFSVKNTDACFVGGKNDEETLKITRRAREIAAEIDTSVKCYCMAILIIGDTDEEALAKAEYYRQGKDAGAVEGMMRSYGIDPALKDNAMVIRAQGAFMSRELVGTVETVKQKLIDMIDGTEMDGVMIIFDDYEVGLHKFGQEILPDLRAHYG; encoded by the coding sequence TTGACAACTAACAACAAAGAATTTGGTGTGTTTTTACCCATAGCAAACGGCGGTTGGATTGTGTCAGAAAACACACCCACGCTAGATGCTTCTTATAAACAAAATAAAAGCGCCGCTATGATTGCAGACAGTTATAAAATGGATTTTATTATGTCTATGGCAAAATGGCGTGGCTATGGTGGTACCACTGAACATTGGGGCACGTCATTAGAATCTTTAACTATGATGGCAGGTATTGCAGAAGCCACTAGCCACTCCAAAATAATTGCCACTGTGCATACCTTATTGATGAATCCAGGTGCTGTTGCAAAAATGGTAACCACTTTAGATCAAATATCTGAGGGTCGTGCAGGTTTAAATATAGTATCAGGCTCATTTAGAGATGAACTTAACCAAATGGGTGCCTGGCGTGATGATGTGGACCATGATGAACGTTACGTCTATGCACAAGAATGGAGTGATTTAGTCCATAATTTATGGAAAGAAGATCATGTCAATTACGATGGAAAATACTTCGATTTTGAAGATTGCGTTTCTCAACCTAAACCCGCTAAAAAACCATTTACTGTATGTGCAGGTCAATCTGAACGGGGTTTACGTTTCTCTGTAAAAAATACAGATGCCTGTTTTGTTGGTGGCAAAAATGATGAAGAAACCTTAAAAATCACCCGCCGTGCCCGAGAAATTGCTGCTGAAATAGACACCTCAGTTAAGTGCTACTGCATGGCTATTTTAATTATTGGTGATACCGATGAAGAAGCCTTAGCCAAAGCCGAATATTATCGTCAAGGTAAAGATGCTGGCGCTGTTGAAGGTATGATGCGCTCTTATGGTATTGACCCAGCTCTCAAAGATAACGCTATGGTGATCAGGGCACAAGGCGCGTTTATGAGCCGTGAATTAGTGGGTACTGTAGAAACAGTTAAACAAAAACTCATAGACATGATTGATGGCACCGAAATGGATGGAGTGATGATTATTTTTGATGATTATGAAGTTGGATTACATAAATTTGGTCAGGAAATTTTACCAGACCTAAGAGCACACTATGGATAA
- a CDS encoding ABC transporter substrate-binding protein: MLYRRFVSSLTGVIPSIRKISGVLPYVILTIWLATIHSTVAQQLAGQSKEQAIKSAVIAFPFDVESWDPTSRVIPHTTSLYKLMFDQPLAYDADNQLTAAVIKNHAWLDDKGLTLSLQFRDDVYFHNGDKLTSEDFKYTFFDRPQQDKTIQLGYIWGSIVNIETPSPTQAIIHFNKPFVTALQYLAFAGAFILPKDYLEKVGIEKFLEHPIGSGPYKLISYQRNNRISLQAFDKYWAGKPKIEKLTVQITPSSTSRIAALQSAQVDLSYALPIRDSKRMGNMPKLTSALSSTIDTYLIHMVNRGPLKDINVRLAMHYAINKTAISKALLAGISKPISSACPPTTPCYQATPNFDYDPAKAIEYLKQSGYSSKNPVKFTFFATKGVSPADNLMARAIMQMWKKVGIEAKLETIDFAKFFQKVADNSFQGPVLWLWNNSTGDPELYAGTYLNANNMFSVWRSEEVMQRLTPLLSENNYSKRIEKYKDFNKWIVEQGFSIPLLEGINSVVHNSSLPYKAYRNGWLVPNNWD; this comes from the coding sequence ATGTTGTATAGAAGATTTGTGAGTAGCTTAACTGGTGTAATTCCATCAATCCGTAAAATATCTGGTGTCCTGCCTTATGTAATCTTAACAATTTGGCTAGCTACAATACATAGCACTGTGGCGCAACAACTAGCAGGACAATCAAAAGAACAAGCAATTAAAAGCGCCGTCATTGCTTTTCCTTTTGACGTAGAAAGTTGGGATCCCACTAGTCGTGTTATTCCACACACAACATCCTTGTATAAATTGATGTTCGATCAACCTTTAGCTTACGACGCTGACAATCAACTCACTGCAGCGGTTATTAAAAATCATGCTTGGTTAGATGACAAGGGCCTAACTTTATCGTTGCAGTTCCGTGACGATGTCTATTTTCATAACGGTGACAAGTTAACCTCGGAAGACTTTAAATATACTTTTTTTGACAGACCACAGCAGGATAAGACCATTCAATTGGGTTATATATGGGGATCAATCGTTAACATTGAAACACCTAGCCCGACCCAAGCCATTATTCATTTTAACAAACCTTTTGTCACCGCCTTGCAATATCTAGCCTTTGCAGGTGCTTTTATCTTACCTAAAGACTATTTGGAAAAAGTGGGGATTGAGAAGTTCTTAGAGCATCCTATTGGCTCAGGTCCATACAAATTAATAAGCTACCAACGAAATAATCGCATATCACTACAAGCTTTTGATAAATATTGGGCAGGTAAACCCAAAATAGAAAAGCTCACTGTACAAATCACTCCCAGTAGTACATCAAGAATAGCCGCTTTACAATCTGCACAAGTAGATTTGAGTTATGCACTTCCTATACGAGACAGCAAGCGAATGGGCAACATGCCTAAACTAACGAGTGCTTTGTCTTCCACTATCGACACCTATTTAATTCACATGGTAAATAGAGGCCCATTAAAAGATATTAACGTTAGATTAGCCATGCATTACGCAATAAACAAAACCGCCATATCCAAAGCGCTACTTGCTGGTATATCTAAACCAATATCAAGTGCTTGCCCCCCGACAACACCTTGTTATCAAGCAACCCCTAATTTTGATTATGATCCCGCTAAAGCAATTGAGTATTTAAAACAATCAGGCTACAGCAGCAAAAACCCTGTGAAATTTACCTTTTTTGCAACTAAAGGCGTAAGCCCAGCAGATAACCTAATGGCACGAGCAATTATGCAAATGTGGAAAAAGGTTGGCATCGAAGCAAAATTAGAAACCATTGATTTTGCAAAATTTTTCCAAAAAGTAGCTGATAATAGCTTCCAAGGACCAGTGTTATGGTTATGGAATAATTCAACGGGAGATCCGGAACTATATGCGGGTACTTATCTCAATGCCAATAACATGTTTTCTGTATGGCGTAGCGAAGAAGTAATGCAGCGCTTAACGCCATTATTATCCGAAAATAACTACTCAAAAAGAATAGAAAAATACAAAGACTTTAATAAATGGATTGTTGAGCAAGGCTTCAGCATTCCTTTATTAGAAGGCATTAATAGTGTGGTTCATAACAGCAGTTTACCTTACAAAGCTTATAGAAATGGATGGTTGGTACCCAATAATTGGGATTAA
- a CDS encoding CynX/NimT family MFS transporter: MPKISADKQAWFILSTFSLCFFVITAATFSSLGVVIPAMLGELDWDWTTAGFGFTCLGIACGLSSYLPSVTIRKLGLPATLFIGLMILGTGFITLFLTQIPMSYFAGCILIGTGYSFVGTVPGTYVITHFFKKHSTAFGIYYTIGGLGGVIGPITVWLATDVLGNWRFHWMVMLTAVTVSVGLILLALMFTDSERLKQPPKHEKTDQVKKRVYETEQVWTFKRAVKTPQYLLLMATYTTVLFVMIGVNSFSVTHLTEVGISFTQATTLLSAVALCNAISRIIGGFIGEYFDAKVMLLIALMLLALGMLVLSFGQSLPTIGFYSFAIGSGFGLTFLSCTVLLVRYFGTGPYLPLYSLMNVVATFASAAPILCGYLGDMTGSFILPFLIIGSLPVLMFIGISFMRPPRLDDTPNSSVISDSPEIQPVPIASLVKD, translated from the coding sequence ATGCCTAAAATCAGTGCAGATAAGCAAGCTTGGTTTATTTTAAGTACCTTCAGTCTATGCTTCTTTGTTATTACTGCCGCTACATTTAGTTCTCTTGGGGTTGTTATACCGGCAATGCTCGGTGAATTAGATTGGGATTGGACCACTGCAGGTTTTGGATTTACTTGTTTAGGCATAGCTTGTGGTCTGAGTAGCTATTTACCATCGGTGACCATTAGAAAACTTGGGTTACCGGCTACTTTATTTATTGGCCTAATGATTTTAGGTACAGGATTTATAACACTGTTTTTAACCCAAATACCTATGTCTTACTTTGCTGGCTGCATATTAATCGGCACAGGTTACAGTTTTGTAGGTACTGTACCTGGTACTTATGTGATCACCCATTTTTTCAAAAAACATTCCACCGCATTTGGCATCTATTACACCATTGGCGGCTTAGGTGGTGTTATAGGCCCTATCACTGTTTGGTTGGCCACTGATGTTTTAGGTAACTGGCGTTTTCATTGGATGGTTATGTTGACGGCTGTTACAGTTTCGGTAGGTTTAATTTTATTAGCCCTGATGTTCACAGACTCCGAGCGGTTAAAACAGCCGCCCAAGCATGAAAAAACAGATCAAGTTAAAAAACGGGTCTACGAAACAGAGCAAGTTTGGACCTTTAAACGCGCCGTAAAAACACCTCAATACCTATTATTAATGGCAACCTATACAACTGTGTTGTTTGTGATGATTGGTGTGAATAGTTTCTCAGTCACCCATCTCACTGAAGTGGGTATATCATTTACGCAAGCCACTACCCTACTTTCTGCCGTAGCTTTATGTAATGCCATTTCCAGAATTATTGGCGGTTTTATTGGCGAATACTTTGACGCTAAAGTCATGCTCCTTATAGCGCTAATGTTATTGGCTCTAGGCATGCTGGTTCTAAGTTTTGGTCAGTCACTCCCTACTATTGGCTTTTATTCATTTGCTATCGGCAGTGGTTTCGGCCTGACTTTTTTATCATGCACTGTGTTACTGGTTCGGTATTTCGGCACAGGCCCTTATTTACCTTTGTATTCACTTATGAACGTAGTCGCTACGTTCGCGTCTGCAGCCCCGATACTTTGTGGATACTTAGGTGATATGACCGGTAGTTTTATTCTTCCATTTTTAATTATTGGATCCCTGCCAGTCCTCATGTTTATTGGTATAAGCTTTATGCGCCCTCCTCGTTTAGATGATACCCCTAACTCCTCAGTTATTTCGGATAGTCCCGAAATACAGCCTGTTCCAATCGCCAGTTTAGTAAAAGACTAG
- a CDS encoding M20/M25/M40 family metallo-hydrolase, with protein MISPLYPSDTKVAYNITDEDVEKIKAAIDMDELTELVLTLGNIPSQSRFEAESSKFVFDWLQDNGFKTRQCGATPERQNIIGEFGGTGMGKNLLFTAHLDTESPSDDPHINKHRFTEQNLANPEWKTCWLEDGKFHGFPIYNDRGPMSCFLIAAKALKKAGFDLAGKLYLTACPGEIGPEPMEQYEGVDYLGKDIGANYLFHHGGVVADYAIAAEGCDWGVTWQGCGYVLYRIQIFGEGVFTPILDAPTDVNSHPNPIYKLGTVIDALHSWSLKYEADNHYETAGGVSIPKAQIDAIKAGSPTSFGAGTDICSVYLDVGLTPQQTAAQSYHELKQVMSTLDIAGYEIEPMVVRNGYEADPTAVSPLVKSLCDATKAVNGDAIERAHPAYSSMWRDHNVFNMQRVPAITTGMPRFAATPEDLVKSALIYALTALSVCGKQ; from the coding sequence ATGATCAGTCCACTTTATCCTTCTGATACGAAGGTGGCTTATAACATCACAGATGAAGATGTAGAAAAAATTAAAGCAGCTATCGATATGGATGAGCTTACAGAGCTTGTTTTAACCTTAGGTAATATTCCTAGTCAGTCTCGATTCGAGGCCGAGTCTTCAAAATTTGTGTTTGATTGGCTGCAAGACAACGGCTTTAAAACTCGTCAATGTGGTGCTACTCCTGAGCGCCAAAATATTATTGGCGAATTTGGTGGCACAGGCATGGGCAAAAACCTGTTATTCACTGCACATTTGGATACAGAAAGCCCGAGTGATGATCCCCATATTAATAAACATAGGTTTACAGAACAAAATTTAGCCAACCCAGAATGGAAAACCTGCTGGTTAGAAGATGGCAAGTTTCACGGTTTCCCTATTTATAACGACCGCGGACCAATGAGTTGTTTCTTAATTGCCGCCAAAGCCCTTAAAAAAGCAGGATTTGATTTAGCAGGAAAACTTTATCTAACCGCATGTCCAGGTGAAATTGGTCCAGAGCCAATGGAACAATATGAAGGTGTTGATTACCTTGGTAAAGATATTGGTGCCAACTATTTGTTCCATCATGGTGGTGTGGTTGCTGATTATGCGATTGCAGCAGAAGGCTGTGATTGGGGCGTAACATGGCAAGGATGTGGTTATGTGCTTTATCGCATTCAGATTTTTGGAGAAGGTGTATTCACCCCTATTCTAGATGCCCCTACTGATGTTAATTCACACCCAAATCCTATCTATAAATTAGGTACGGTTATAGATGCTTTACATAGTTGGTCATTAAAGTATGAAGCCGATAACCATTATGAAACTGCTGGAGGAGTATCTATCCCTAAAGCACAAATAGACGCTATCAAAGCAGGCTCACCCACATCATTTGGAGCCGGAACGGATATTTGTTCTGTTTATCTTGATGTTGGACTGACCCCACAACAAACTGCCGCACAGTCTTATCATGAGCTTAAGCAGGTTATGTCGACCTTAGATATTGCCGGATACGAGATTGAACCTATGGTGGTTCGTAATGGTTATGAAGCCGACCCAACTGCGGTGTCACCTTTAGTTAAATCACTTTGTGATGCTACCAAGGCAGTGAATGGCGACGCTATTGAGCGTGCCCACCCAGCCTATTCGAGCATGTGGCGTGACCATAACGTATTTAATATGCAAAGAGTACCAGCTATCACCACTGGTATGCCTAGATTTGCTGCCACCCCTGAAGATCTAGTGAAAAGCGCACTGATTTATGCATTAACCGCCCTTTCAGTTTGCGGTAAGCAATAG
- a CDS encoding aromatic ring-hydroxylating dioxygenase subunit alpha translates to MSKRFLNDDFFESMESSIIEIKDAESLPPLCYTDREFFEFEKEAIFNHEWLCVGRTDWVPNKGDFFTTSIVNEPVVVVHDRDGEIRAMSSVCQHRAMLVAEGSGNTRTFTCPYHHWVYSLKGDLINAPAMEKTCNFHKEDSGLPQFKLELWHGFIFINLDNDAKPLTPRLAALEPILANYDIENTEGPDADKNIKYDFSWKVMFENNNDGYHANRLHHGEFHDYIPSELAAFPDELPEDTAGYFRTNGTLHKDASFNPTQKALMPVFPKLNEEERNRMAFANLPPSLSLVLTSDAVIYLILRADGPESHYLDLGVLFAKGAMAEPDFDVNMEQVIERALDINAQDVHVDEMVQIGLRSRYAPRGRYSWQEGAQRQFNTWLVPRYRALWEQMKAKQDKAQ, encoded by the coding sequence ATGAGCAAGCGATTTTTAAATGATGATTTTTTTGAAAGCATGGAAAGTTCAATTATTGAAATAAAGGATGCAGAGTCTTTACCACCGCTTTGTTATACAGACCGTGAGTTTTTCGAATTTGAAAAAGAAGCAATTTTTAACCATGAATGGTTGTGTGTCGGGCGTACCGATTGGGTACCTAATAAAGGTGACTTTTTTACTACTAGTATCGTAAATGAACCCGTTGTTGTGGTGCATGATAGAGATGGTGAAATACGTGCCATGTCATCAGTTTGCCAGCACAGAGCTATGCTAGTAGCTGAAGGTTCGGGCAATACTCGTACCTTCACATGCCCTTATCACCATTGGGTGTACAGTTTAAAAGGCGATTTAATTAATGCGCCAGCCATGGAGAAAACCTGTAACTTTCATAAAGAAGACTCTGGTTTACCCCAATTTAAACTAGAACTTTGGCATGGCTTTATCTTTATTAATTTAGATAATGACGCCAAACCACTGACACCAAGACTTGCAGCATTAGAGCCTATCTTGGCTAATTATGATATTGAAAATACTGAAGGCCCCGATGCCGATAAAAACATCAAATACGATTTCAGCTGGAAAGTCATGTTTGAGAATAATAACGATGGCTATCATGCCAACCGCTTACATCACGGCGAATTTCATGATTACATCCCAAGTGAATTAGCAGCGTTTCCAGATGAATTACCAGAAGATACTGCGGGTTACTTTCGTACCAATGGTACTTTACATAAAGATGCTAGTTTTAATCCTACCCAAAAAGCGTTAATGCCGGTTTTTCCAAAATTGAATGAAGAAGAACGTAATCGTATGGCGTTTGCAAACTTACCACCTAGTTTGTCTTTAGTACTAACTTCTGATGCGGTGATTTATTTAATTTTACGGGCAGATGGCCCTGAAAGTCATTATCTGGATTTAGGTGTATTGTTTGCCAAAGGTGCTATGGCAGAGCCTGATTTTGATGTCAACATGGAGCAAGTTATTGAACGTGCTCTGGATATAAATGCTCAAGATGTACATGTAGATGAAATGGTACAGATAGGCTTACGTTCGCGTTATGCACCTAGAGGCCGTTACTCTTGGCAAGAAGGCGCACAACGCCAATTTAATACTTGGTTAGTACCGCGCTATAGAGCGTTATGGGAGCAAATGAAAGCAAAGCAAGATAAGGCTCAATAA
- a CDS encoding TauD/TfdA family dioxygenase, translating into MKTSLAESTETLQIKPLKDEFGALIENVDLQSADDATLEKVVQAFRLHGAILLRNQTMEPDDLMRFISAFGEPELHTQKNYCLPGYPHIFRLSNMTDEDGNALGAHNDGVGWHTDYSYKAEPVMSTMLYAVEVPDEGGETLLADQVAAYNDLAEDRKAQLDPLKIHHSYVHFVENREFNSYQLTDEQRQDNPDVIHPMIRVHPADGRKALWISTGTVKHIIGMEDDEAMKLVDELVDYVTQPKYVFSHKWQKGDVLMWDNRCTLHTGSLFDDTKYQRMAHRLWVKGEKPIAVETKEP; encoded by the coding sequence ATGAAAACCTCATTAGCTGAGTCTACTGAAACACTACAAATAAAACCTTTAAAAGATGAATTTGGCGCACTAATAGAAAATGTTGATCTGCAGTCAGCAGATGACGCGACACTTGAAAAAGTAGTACAAGCATTTCGTTTACATGGTGCTATTTTACTTAGAAATCAAACCATGGAGCCAGATGATCTGATGCGCTTTATTTCGGCTTTTGGTGAGCCAGAATTGCACACCCAGAAGAATTATTGTTTACCTGGTTACCCTCATATATTTAGATTATCAAATATGACAGATGAAGATGGTAACGCCCTTGGTGCCCATAATGATGGTGTAGGTTGGCATACAGATTATTCTTACAAAGCAGAACCTGTAATGTCTACCATGCTCTATGCAGTAGAGGTGCCAGACGAAGGTGGAGAAACCTTATTAGCGGATCAGGTCGCTGCTTACAATGATTTAGCTGAAGATAGAAAGGCGCAATTAGATCCCCTTAAAATTCATCATTCTTATGTGCATTTCGTAGAAAATCGTGAATTTAATAGTTACCAGTTAACCGATGAACAACGCCAAGATAACCCTGACGTTATTCACCCAATGATACGGGTTCACCCTGCCGATGGCCGTAAAGCCTTATGGATCAGTACAGGTACAGTTAAACATATTATTGGTATGGAAGACGACGAAGCGATGAAACTAGTCGATGAACTCGTTGATTACGTGACTCAGCCTAAATACGTGTTTTCTCACAAATGGCAAAAAGGCGATGTACTTATGTGGGATAACCGCTGTACCTTACATACTGGTTCACTTTTTGACGACACCAAATATCAAAGAATGGCCCATAGATTATGGGTTAAGGGTGAAAAACCTATCGCAGTTGAGACTAAAGAACCTTAA
- a CDS encoding CynX/NimT family MFS transporter translates to MKNLTTGTQAKLVLFTFSLCYFTITAATFSSLGVVLPSMVSELDWDWTIAGLGFTCLGIACGPSSYLPSITIRKWGLPATLIIGLIILIAGFILLFKTQTPASYFSGCILLGVGYSFVGTVPGTYVITHFFKKHSTAFGIYYTVGGIGGIVGPITVWLATDILGSWRFHWLVMLTAITIAVSLILITFLFTDTKRLKLPPKQEKADTATKRVYETEQVWTFKTAVRTPQYLLLLATYSSCLFVMISVNSFSVSHIKEIGISFAQASALLSAVALCNAISRIVGGFIGEYIDPKKMLLVALLLSASGMFTLSFAQSLPTIGYFSFAIGCGYGLTFLSCTVLLVRYFGTGPYLPLYSLMNVGATIASAAPLICGYLRDITGSFVLPFLIIGSIPVIIFISIIFMRPPRLTTQQTAEQNGPEPINNNILVAQSADK, encoded by the coding sequence ATGAAGAATTTAACCACAGGGACTCAAGCAAAACTCGTATTATTTACGTTTAGTTTGTGTTACTTCACTATTACCGCAGCTACATTTAGTTCTCTAGGGGTGGTCCTGCCCTCTATGGTAAGTGAATTAGATTGGGACTGGACTATTGCTGGTCTAGGCTTTACCTGTTTAGGCATTGCCTGTGGGCCAAGCAGCTACTTACCTTCTATAACCATTAGAAAATGGGGCTTACCTGCTACGTTAATTATTGGATTAATTATCTTAATAGCAGGTTTTATATTGCTATTTAAGACCCAAACACCCGCATCTTATTTTTCTGGTTGTATATTACTTGGAGTAGGCTACAGCTTTGTAGGTACTGTACCAGGCACTTACGTGATCACCCATTTTTTCAAAAAACATTCCACTGCTTTTGGCATATATTACACAGTAGGTGGTATAGGGGGCATTGTTGGCCCTATCACTGTTTGGCTGGCAACAGATATTTTAGGCAGTTGGCGTTTTCATTGGCTAGTGATGTTAACGGCCATTACAATAGCTGTATCATTAATTTTAATCACTTTTCTTTTCACTGATACGAAGCGTTTAAAACTCCCGCCCAAACAGGAAAAAGCGGATACCGCTACAAAACGTGTATACGAAACAGAACAAGTATGGACCTTCAAAACCGCAGTAAGAACACCTCAATACTTGCTATTGCTAGCGACTTATTCAAGTTGTTTGTTTGTCATGATCAGTGTCAATAGCTTTTCGGTGTCCCATATAAAAGAAATCGGAATTTCATTTGCGCAAGCTTCTGCGCTACTTTCTGCCGTGGCTTTATGTAACGCAATCTCTCGAATTGTTGGCGGGTTTATAGGTGAATACATTGACCCTAAAAAAATGTTGCTCGTTGCCTTGTTATTATCTGCATCTGGTATGTTTACCCTAAGCTTTGCTCAATCATTACCTACTATTGGTTATTTTTCTTTTGCGATTGGCTGTGGTTATGGCCTGACATTTTTATCCTGCACTGTATTACTGGTTCGCTATTTTGGCACAGGCCCTTATTTACCCTTGTATTCACTGATGAATGTTGGAGCAACAATCGCATCTGCAGCCCCCTTAATTTGTGGTTATTTACGAGATATTACCGGTAGTTTTGTTCTTCCATTTTTAATCATAGGTAGCATACCTGTCATCATTTTCATCAGCATAATCTTTATGCGTCCACCTAGATTAACCACTCAACAAACAGCCGAACAAAACGGACCTGAACCAATTAACAACAACATTCTTGTCGCACAAAGTGCGGATAAGTAA
- a CDS encoding cysteine hydrolase family protein, with amino-acid sequence MDNSCATYQLTELQPSWVSPTRTALCIIDVQVDFASPEGLLGQFGLDMSPLQPALNKCLELVESARKAGVPVYFIGLKTSAKDDSPAWRERMTRQGKDAEIESAICREGTSGMDFYKILPEPTDPVIYKGRYSAFYDTQFNQKLKTNNINTLVFCGITTECCVESTVRDAFHHDYHTIVAPDACAAYETDVHNASLYTMASSFALLSNTHNICEMWEK; translated from the coding sequence ATGGATAATAGTTGTGCAACTTACCAGCTAACTGAACTACAACCATCTTGGGTTTCTCCCACAAGAACGGCTTTATGCATCATAGATGTACAGGTTGATTTTGCTAGCCCTGAAGGTTTATTAGGTCAATTTGGTTTAGACATGAGCCCATTACAACCAGCCTTGAATAAATGCTTGGAACTGGTTGAAAGTGCGCGTAAAGCTGGTGTGCCCGTGTATTTTATTGGCCTTAAAACATCGGCTAAAGATGACTCACCAGCATGGCGAGAGCGTATGACTCGTCAAGGTAAAGATGCTGAGATTGAAAGTGCCATTTGTCGCGAAGGCACCTCTGGAATGGACTTCTATAAAATCCTTCCTGAACCAACAGATCCGGTTATTTATAAAGGCCGTTACAGCGCATTTTATGACACTCAATTTAACCAAAAATTAAAGACAAATAATATCAACACCTTAGTATTTTGCGGCATAACCACTGAGTGTTGTGTTGAGTCCACGGTTAGGGATGCTTTTCATCATGATTATCATACGATTGTCGCACCGGATGCCTGCGCTGCTTATGAGACAGACGTCCACAATGCCAGTTTATATACCATGGCAAGCAGTTTTGCCTTATTAAGCAATACACATAACATTTGTGAAATGTGGGAGAAATAA